AGCGGATTTAGGGGTGAAAGCACTTGCTTGGTTGGCTCTCTATCTTTTCTTGCAATTCGGTTTCTTGAATTCTAGAGAAACTAAGTACCCGCTTTCTCTAAGGCTGTGGTGGGTGCTTTTCCTCTCATTATCATGTTACTGCATTGCAATCGACGTTCTTAATCTCATAAACCACAAATCTGTATCAACtctgttttgggcctctgatatTGTTTCGGTGCTAATGGGGTTACTCTTATGTTATATTGTGTTTTTCTGTAAGAAAACAGATGAAGACACCGTTCTTCAAGAACCCCTTTTAAATAATGGTGCTAGAAATGGTACAGAATTTAATACACCTACAAATTGGGATGAAACTGTGACCCCTTACACCATTGCTGGTATTTTTAGCCTCTTTACTTTCTCTTGGATGGCTCCATTAATCGCACTAGGGCGCACGAAGGCGTTGGACCTCAAGGATGTTCCTCAGCTTTCCAAGTTGGATAGTGTTAGAGGTGCATTTCCAATGTTGAACAATAAGCTGGAGTCCTATTGTGGGGAAAGTAACCAAGTTACCACAATCATGTTAGCTAAAGGATTGATATTTACTGCCTTGAGAGAAATCTTGCTATCTGCTTTGTATGCGTTGGTATACACATTTGCTTCTTATGTTGGACCTTACCTCATTGATACCTTGGTTCAATACTTGAATGGGCGTAGGCATTTCAAAAACGAAGGCTATGCATTAGTTTTTGCATTCTCCATTGCAAAGATGTTTGAGTGTTTTGCGCAGAGGCATTGGTTCTTTAACTCCCAAAAGGCTGGATTTAGAGCAAGGGCAGCATTGGTTGCTAGAGTCTACAGCAAGGGATTGACTCTTTCCTGCCACTCCAGGCAAGGACATACAACAGGGGAGATAATAAATTTCATGTCAGTTGACGCTGAGCGGATAGGTGATTTTGGTTGGTTCATGCATGATCCGTGGATGGTGGTTTTGCAGGTCGCGCTAGCATTACTGATATTGTATAGAGATCTCGGGCTTGCTTCAGTAGTTGCGCTTGTTGCGACTGTGTTAGTGATGTTGGCAAATGTTCCCCTAGGGAAGTTGCAGGAGAAGTTTCAAGATGAGCTAATGAAATCTAAGGATAAAAGGATGAAGGCGACATCAGAAGTCTTGAGGAACATGAGAATCCTCAAACTTCAGGCTTGGGAATTGAAGTTTCTGTCTAAAATCCAGGGTCTTAGAAGTGTTGAGACCAGCTGGTTGGGGAAATATCTATATACTTTAGCCATCACAACGTTTGTCTTCTGGGTTGCCCCGACGTTTGTTTCAGTAGTAACTTTTGGGGCTTGTATGCTGATGGGAATCCCACTTGAGTCAGGGAAGATACTATCTGCCTTGGCAACTTTTAGGATTCTTCAAGAGCCAATTTACAATCTGCCTGATACAATAGCCATGATTATTCAGACCAAAGTGTCCCTGGATCGAATTGCATTGTTCCTTTCTCTTGACGACCTGCCACTAGATGTAGTAGAGAAGCTTCCTGTAAATGGTTCTGATATTGCTGTTGAGGTAACAAATGGGAACTTCTCATGGGATGTATCATCTCCTGCTCCTACATTGAGTGACATTAACTTTAGAGTCTCGCATGGTATGAGGGTTGCAATATGTGGCACAGTAGGCTCTGGGAAGTCGAGCTTGCTTTCTTGTATTTTAGGGGAAATGCCGAAGGTATCTGGGGTTGTTAGGGTCTCGGGTACAAAGGCCTATGTAGCTCAGTCAGCTTGGATACAGAGTGGAAAGATTGAAGAGAATATACTGTTTGGTAAAGAAATGGACAGGCAGTGGTACAATAGAGTGGTAGAAGCATGCTCTCTGAATAAAGATCTGGAGATTCTTGCATTGGGTGATCAAACTGTGATTGGTGAGAGGGGGATCAACTTGAGTGGTGGACAGAAGCAGAGGGTACAGATTGCTCGTGCTCTCTACCAAGATGccaatatttatttgtttgatgaTCCATTTAGTGCTGTGGATGCACACACAGGAACTCATCTTTTTAATGTAAGCACCATGCTTTCAATTTTCTTGGTTGCTACTGTTATTCATGCTTCTGGGAAGCTTCTTGCTAATGATTATTAATCTATTTATTCAAACTGACATTAGTCATTTGGAATGCCAGGAGTGCATTATGGGGATTTTGAATTCAAAAACTGTTATTTATGTTACGCATCAAGTGGAATTTCTGCCTGCTGCTGACCTGATATTGGTGAGTTTCTCATCGTGTAAATTTGTTGACCAAGAAATTACACAAGCCTAATATTTTTTTGATCAACAGGTGATGAAAGAAGGTAAAGTAAAGCAAGCTGGCAAATACTATGATATTCTGAAATCGGGGAGTGATTTCATGGAGCTTGTTGGTGCGCATGAGGAGGCGTTATCAGCTCTTGATTCCATCAGTGCAGAGAAAACAGCTTGTGGTGACGAAAGCAGCTCTGGAAATGCTAAACCTGTTTTCCAGAGACAGGAATCTCAAAAGCTTGCAGATGACACAATAGATGACGGTGACAAAATAAAGGGCCAGCTTgttcaagaagaagaaagggaaaAGGGGAAT
The genomic region above belongs to Salvia miltiorrhiza cultivar Shanhuang (shh) chromosome 5, IMPLAD_Smil_shh, whole genome shotgun sequence and contains:
- the LOC130986195 gene encoding ABC transporter C family member 3-like isoform X1, which translates into the protein MFVFSLYLFSFEGMGADFLLNPAFLRFFTASLHLLMLVLLFTSWLYQKLKGSRDDQNHKHTIGYHRLSSYKTTLFSCLGLSFFCLILCMLSLFFWYRNGYSDEKILTLADLGVKALAWLALYLFLQFGFLNSRETKYPLSLRLWWVLFLSLSCYCIAIDVLNLINHKSVSTLFWASDIVSVLMGLLLCYIVFFCKKTDEDTVLQEPLLNNGARNGTEFNTPTNWDETVTPYTIAGIFSLFTFSWMAPLIALGRTKALDLKDVPQLSKLDSVRGAFPMLNNKLESYCGESNQVTTIMLAKGLIFTALREILLSALYALVYTFASYVGPYLIDTLVQYLNGRRHFKNEGYALVFAFSIAKMFECFAQRHWFFNSQKAGFRARAALVARVYSKGLTLSCHSRQGHTTGEIINFMSVDAERIGDFGWFMHDPWMVVLQVALALLILYRDLGLASVVALVATVLVMLANVPLGKLQEKFQDELMKSKDKRMKATSEVLRNMRILKLQAWELKFLSKIQGLRSVETSWLGKYLYTLAITTFVFWVAPTFVSVVTFGACMLMGIPLESGKILSALATFRILQEPIYNLPDTIAMIIQTKVSLDRIALFLSLDDLPLDVVEKLPVNGSDIAVEVTNGNFSWDVSSPAPTLSDINFRVSHGMRVAICGTVGSGKSSLLSCILGEMPKVSGVVRVSGTKAYVAQSAWIQSGKIEENILFGKEMDRQWYNRVVEACSLNKDLEILALGDQTVIGERGINLSGGQKQRVQIARALYQDANIYLFDDPFSAVDAHTGTHLFNECIMGILNSKTVIYVTHQVEFLPAADLILVMKEGKVKQAGKYYDILKSGSDFMELVGAHEEALSALDSISAEKTACGDESSSGNAKPVFQRQESQKLADDTIDDGDKIKGQLVQEEEREKGNVGASVYWKYFTTAYGGLLAPVALLTQVMFQILQIGSNYWMAWATPVSKDEAPNVGGSTLILVYVVLSVGSALCVLGRSLCVATIGYETAKILFSKMHLSLFRAPMSFFDSTPSGRILNRVSTDQTTVDLIMAGIIGKFAFGIIQLLGIIAVMSQVAWQVFILFIPVVAICLWLQQYYIAAARELSRLCGVSKAPVIQHFSETLSGSVTIRCFDQEPRFQDMSMTLIDGYSRPKFHTAGAREWLCIRLDVLSLVTFAFSLTFLISLPQGTIDPSVAGLAVTYGLSLNTVQGWAVWFLCAMENRIISVERILQYTSLTSEPPLVIELNRPESCWPTHGEVNIQDLKVRYAPQMPFVLRGLTCTLFGGKRTGIVGRTGSGKSTLIQTLFRIVEPTIGQILIDGIDISYIGLHDLRSKLSIIPQDPTMFEGTVRTNLDPLQEYTDEQIWEVLGKCELADEVRKKELKLDSAVSENGENWSVGQRQLVCLGRVLLKKSKVLVLDEATASVDTATDNLIQQTLKHHFSDSTVVTIAHRITSVLDSDMVLVLDNGVVEEYDSPPKLLGKESSSFAKLVAEYSMRSIST
- the LOC130986195 gene encoding ABC transporter C family member 3-like isoform X2 — protein: MFVFSLYLFSFEGMGADFLLNPAFLRFFTASLHLLMLVLLFTSWLYQKLKGSRDDQNHKHTIGYHRLSSYKTTLFSCLGLSFFCLILCMLSLFFWYRNGYSDEKILTLADLGVKALAWLALYLFLQFGFLNSRETKYPLSLRLWWVLFLSLSCYCIAIDVLNLINHKSVSTLFWASDIVSVLMGLLLCYIVFFCKKTDEDTVLQEPLLNNGARNGTEFNTPTNWDETVTPYTIAGIFSLFTFSWMAPLIALGRTKALDLKDVPQLSKLDSVRGAFPMLNNKLESYCGESNQVTTIMLAKGLIFTALREILLSALYALVYTFASYVGPYLIDTLVQYLNGRRHFKNEGYALVFAFSIAKMFECFAQRHWFFNSQKAGFRARAALVARVYSKGLTLSCHSRQGHTTGEIINFMSVDAERIGDFGWFMHDPWMVVLQVALALLILYRDLGLASVVALVATVLVMLANVPLGKLQEKFQDELMKSKDKRMKATSEVLRNMRILKLQAWELKFLSKIQGLRSVETSWLGKYLYTLAITTFVFWVAPTFVSVVTFGACMLMGIPLESGKILSALATFRILQEPIYNLPDTIAMIIQTKVSLDRIALFLSLDDLPLDVVEKLPVNGSDIAVEVTNGNFSWDVSSPAPTLSDINFRVSHGMRVAICGTVGSGKSSLLSCILGEMPKVSGVVRVSGTKAYVAQSAWIQSGKIEENILFGKEMDRQWYNRVVEACSLNKDLEILALGDQTVIGERGINLSGGQKQRVQIARALYQDANIYLFDDPFSAVDAHTGTHLFNECIMGILNSKTVIYVTHQVEFLPAADLILVMKEGKVKQAGKYYDILKSGSDFMELVGAHEEALSALDSISAEKTACGDESSSGNAKPVFQRQESQKLADDTIDDGDKIKGQLVQEEEREKGNVGASVYWKYFTTAYGGLLAPVALLTQVMFQILQIGSNYWMAWATPVSKDEAPNVGGSTLILVYVVLSVGSALCVLGRSLCVATIGYETAKILFSKMHLSLFRAPMSFFDSTPSGRILNRVSTDQTTVDLIMAGIIGKFAFGIIQLLGIIAVMSQVAWQVFILFIPVVAICLWLQQYYIAAARELSRLCGVSKAPVIQHFSETLSGSVTIRCFDQEPRFQDMSMTLIDGYSRPKFHTAGNN